DNA sequence from the Malus domestica chromosome 11, GDT2T_hap1 genome:
acgttagcatgcttatctccccctaacaacATGAAGAATATCTTATCAAAGTAACAATCCGCAAAACatgcggtaaagagatctcttGTTAAGGGCTCTAAATAGTAAATAATTGATGGCAAATCATAACtaacatagattcccatttttctttgaggacccattttggtacgtagtggcGGCTCTATTGGCACATAAATTGCGCACCCAAACACATGTAAATGTCAGACGTCAGGCTTATATCCAATAACCAATTATAACGGTGAATGATGTTAGGTAGCAGTGGGCTTCAGGATGACCAACATAGCtatgtgcaatattgcatagccctaggcaaatACCGGCAGTTTGGTTCACATAACCAAAGTTtgagctatcaattgaagacgctttatgaaagcttatgccaggccgttttgggtgtgaacatggggtataTGATGTTCCACTTCAATCCCTACTAACATGCAATAATCATTAAAAGTCTATGACTAAACTCTCCACTATTATCCAGTCGAATTGACTTGATCGGATAATTAGGAtggtgagcccttagcttaataTTTTGTGCTAGGAGTTTGTCAAATGAAGTGTTGCTTGTGGAAAACAGACAAACATATGACCATCGTGTCGATGCAGGActaacaccataaagtatctaaatggtctgcaTGTTAGTtagataggtccacaaatatccccttgaatcttTTAAAGAAACTTGGGAGggttgtgaataatctttgtaattgaGGGTTGAGTATTGGCAGAAATCCAACGTAAGAAGTTAAATGATGCctatgtgatgatttgaggatacagAGCATCATGTTACGTCTGGGATGTCCCATACGGTTATGCCAAAGCATCAAAGTGCTCTGGAACTCAGGCATAGGGTTGACCACATGGTGGGCTTCTATGCCGTGACTGGTTGTTATGTACAACCTACTTGGGAGATGTTCCAACTTATCGGGAATACGCTTTTGGCCATACTCGTAAGAAGTGATACAAATAAATTCAGATCCATTATCTTTAATGGTTTCAATATGATcttgattatctcgaatatctctaaaactcagcaacgtcTTTCAGAACGTAGAGAATAGAGggcctctttaatggttaagacAGTACCATTAGATAACATGATACGGGCCTTTCCCTATCCTTCAATTAGATTGGATGAGCCTGAGAGAGTTGTCATAGGTGCTTTCTTAGGTaagaagttagtaaaatagtgtctcTTAAGAAATATGGTGTGCGTGGTAGCACTATCagccaaacaactaacttcACCACTAGACATACCtggaaataaattgattgaattggtcacaagaaataatatccataattcaaaacaaaccaaaaccaaacaaattattccaaatacttagaaaaattgtctaaaaaccataaacctaaaaaTTAGGGGGGTCTGGCTACTCCtagtgggttcggccactaggtgtAAAACATCCTAAAAAAACATGTCTAGAAGAATAAAACTTATTCGTCCATAGGagtttgataagctcatatttatatatattttacataaaattcacttgtcttttcttagttagttccttatatttttgagctatttactatgtttttgtgttttgtgtgatttatcaagcaaagaaaagaaaagtagcacaagtgagatattaagtaacaaattcgtcaaaactgcctgtgcagattagctgactttggaagcatgttacgaacagctcagaatgaatgagagaataagccttatatgcttggaaagctacggatgtctattttctggagcaatttacggattgttaatatcatgtttctagaagaagttatgggcattgtaacattgaaaggttcagaaaagggctaagcagatttggctaataaaatgagaaagtaaaggcactttttttgtgttttgctttgtcatcaacactcagcagcaaatggggttatgattgcactcatttggctttggagcaagtggaaatgcacaactagaaagagaaggcacggcacatgcaaaagagaaacatggacagctacacacatgcaaactaCACAGGTTGGAGGGCATACACACATTCtacatggacagcacacacacaacaaGAAAGGCACGACATGGagggcttggcatgggcagaaaatgggtggattgttggctgaaataatgaagaacatgtgtgtgcaaatgcaaaggaaaaacacacacacatgggcaaaggaaacacacacacatgggcagaaaatgggttgatttgtggctgaaataatgaagaacatgtgtgtaaatgtaaaggagaaacatggcagaaaatgtgtttgttttgtggctgaaatgatggaggtcatgtgtgtgcaaatgtaaagggaaacatggacatcacacacctatacaaactgcacatgcaaggaattgaagtggtcctctccttagcctataaatacatccaccattccccttcctaagaACAATCTTGCTCTATAaaaaaagagcttcattcacaaacacaagtcccttgccgtgagctccattccatttcatccatacattcaaacaaatctccatacacttccattttccatgccatgagatccattccatccatacatccataaatcccacatttcacaaacacaaatacattttcattcccttggccgagacattcaccaatcctaaatacattcctaacctttccatatatccatacacatcctagacacttgtgccgcaacaaagagaagaatgggggcccttggacgtgcttgccattcaagttggattggtggagcgtttttaggtgttttcattcttttattttcaatgtctaaatttgtttatctttgctttgtgagtatgaggaactaaaccccccttagctaggggggaattcgaaaccatgttcatgcttgcaatatgatttgattactttcagttgtgattcataagttgtgaattcaatttacttatccatttgaattaaaactgatttgtgtatgttggttgagagtgcacgcttaattttcatgcataaatctgatgctaggatataagggagtttcacctaatcgttatgaacttatattcacaagtagtgaaagttgctcgtcacaaccgtgttaagtaaattcttggcataagtttcatgcaattcatagttacgattgtttcgtcaatgcttacgattttcatagaacttaatgattcttgcttgtatctctattatgcaattcatgtagggaacttgtggggaatgctttgggttgttgtatgcaatcatccaattcaatgaaattaggaaaatctgagggttaattagtgcaattcacagttaatctggggcgttgagaattcgtagtttattgaaaagcaactggaaatcgttttgtttgcaagtgtgtcatgtgtggagaagaacctcatagctagccttccatccattcaatttactcaaattcgtgcagatttcattagttctttaatttacttgttttgttttcaaattcatcaaaaccaaaaccccctttaccttattgagtcatattagttagaaactgatttagtttgtgcttttaagtatttcgaaccaagttgaaaccaaaattcttccaaaagtgtgtttagagtccaaatctgcccagtttgtgtttttaggcaaatttgagtgtttttagcttgttttgagttctttgagtttgttttgaattctttgagtctagtttagtgttttaaacttaattttacgttttaaagtcagtttcaagtgttttagcaatcccttctaatccccagcctagaacgatccctacttacattctttactacaattgacaacaagaaggtttaatttgtgtgttaagttaattttcgcatcagagTTTATGCATCCTGAAAATCTGATATCTTCATGGATGTAGTAGCATTTTCGGGATGTTCCACATaggcaaagttagactcacgacgggaatgatacttgaCAATGGCCTCATGGGTAGCTCTGCATATGTGTGACCAATGATCTTTTGATCCACAACGGTAGCACATGTCCATTTTAGTGAAAGACGATTGAATGGTAGTTTTTCCCTTGTTTTTGAAGTTTGGGGTCTTAAGGGCAAGGGGTTGACGCTTTTGGGTCAAATTTTCTCCCTTGGATGAGCcttgactctgttgaccttgggcccTTGGTAGGGCTTGCCATCCATTACCACGACCACAACAATTTTTGCGTCATTTATGGTTGCTAGAATTGGTCACATGCGCTTCAGTCATGGCTTTTGagccagtaggtcgagcttgatgattcttcatcaaaagctggttttgtttttttagtaagaagtaaaacaaagatcaaatctgaaaatttggtgaacttatgtgccctatattgttgctgcaggacaatattggtggcatggaaggtcaaataggtcttctccaggaaaTCTGACTCGGTTAAGTCCACTTTACAAAACTTAAGCAGTGATcaaattctacaaacttcagagttgtattcattcacgaacttaaagtcttggaagcataGATgatgccagtcgtgtcttgctttaTACAAGTagatgtctttctggtgatcgaaacggtcAGCCAGAGCAAGCCAGAAAGTGTGTAGGTTCTCCTGAGCGAGGTACTcagtctgcagtgcatcatggatgtgtcttcgaatgaagatcgtTACAGTAGCTTTCTGAGCTTCATCGATGGGTTTGTCGTCGGTAGGTGCCTCGATGGTGGCTTTAATACCCTTTGCAGTAagatggagcttcacatcttgaacccacttcaggtaGTTTCTTTCAGAGACTTCCAGAGCagtgaaatcgagcttgtttaagttcgacatgtccctaaaatggAGGGTACAACAAAACGTAgttagtcatatggtaatccATAGACATACGTCGTAGAACATTCGgcttctatagacatgtattgttttaatttaagcatgaaagctacaggttttatgtggtaagttttgaatgaaaactttgggtttcaaaggcactaaatatgaaactacaggttcaatttagttttatgaacgattagttcataaagtagaggttcctgcaagaacacaaAATGCAATATGCTGATTTAAATGTAGTGGATTTAAGTTGTTTCGGGAACTCAAATGTGACAGCTTATGGACTACGAAAGGATGttaacggttcaaagtatataaaataaattattgaatcgttaatgtccaaaagtgatcatTAGGTCACTAATTTGGATTAACTATCAAATTAATGGACTGCAtgtcatttttaattaattcaatagatcgggaccaaTCGAGGTCGATcgtgaaagaaaaataatgacAAACAGGTCATATTAGCTTCAGTTGGTGATAAACCAAGtgataattaaattagaattaatTAGGGTAAACCAAAGTGCCCCAAAAAAATATTGTAGGCATGATTTATAACTTGGGGATGCCAAATTTTGGCATTGGGTTGAAAAAATAACACGGGGGTGGACCCTGCAATTCGACTGTAGGCTGATTGGATCACGGGAGGGTTGCAAGCCTTTGTGCCGTGTGGTCTAGGGAGCCTAGCACCAGAAGCTGCTGGCTTTTAGGCAAAAAACTAGGCACAAATGGGTGTGGGGAAGCCCAGCTGAAGCTAGGTTTCAGGTTTTTGGGTTGGGACAGGTCAAGCCTAACAACACAAGCCTGCTGGCTAGTAGGTCGAGGGCTGGGACAAAACCCAGCTAGTTATTGACTGCTACGGGCATGCAAAATCATGGGACAAGAAGAAGCATAGCAGCAAAGGTTGCTAGAGTTGGGCCAGGGATGCGCAAGACAAGGGCCAAGAAGGCTGCAGACTTCTTGGTTTGGGCTAGGAGACTTCAGGCCGTTGTAAGCCTACCAAGCCGAAGGCCTGGCGTGTCTGGGTTAGTACAGCAAAGCCCAAATGGCTGTTGTCGTGTGGTCAAAGGTGTCAAAACGACACCGTTTCATGATATGCTCCACACGACTGGGCTTCAGGCAAGCAGTGGAGGTGTCAAGGTGGTGCGGCGACCATGCCGCACGGTTCCcaattttgatatatatatatatatatatatttttttttttttttgacttttctagggtttgaaaaaccctaaattgcttctaatttatttatatgaaatataGGGAGTTCATGCATCatagggaatgttttcatgcttcatagACGTTTAAAAtatctttctttattttaagtgtacctgattggcagaaaacaaataaaagcttGTGAATTTTGTAGAAGAGAGTCTCCTCCTATGATCATTCGGTTCCTTAGCTTCGGGTAAgaacgtgctgataacgtgttgtatgcCTATTTAACTGAATTATTCTAGGGGAATAGAAAGGGGGAGGTTGGCGGAAATAAGAGAGATAAGAGAGataagagagagatttaattgtgaggtgtgtgtgttgtatcaccgctttgtgcctttatttatagtagtaggatattTTAGATCACTACatttttaggattacaactctaataagatattaactactaaagggaatattcaaagatatccctagatacactaggatttacacaatcacatttatattttaaatatgaCTACAACATTCAGCACCACAACTACCAAAAACTATTACTTTTTtactgaaaattttcaaaataacaAACGTAAAAATTATGATATTAATTGTCTAATGCTTGTTTTCAAGTTCAAATTTCATGTGGCGGGTGTTACCCAAGGtgaatgtaaattttattttgtttggtcTAGCGATGTGAATACATAACACATCCAATGTAAATGACACACGTTTTAGTAAATCTTAGCATCTTTATCATTTGGGGTTGGGGGAATTAAATGCTAAAAACCTCTATCTAACGATATACTCAATGTTTGAAATATCTTGGACGTGTTTGATATTTTCActaaaatatttgaaaactcagaagaaaaaaaatatatgaaaaaagaGGTGAATTTTTTGGAATTCATTCAATTTCATCGAAGTGCTACATTTACTGTCTTAGCTATTTGTATCATAATTTTTACTATCATTCCAATAAAAGTAGAACCCATCAACATCAACATGTGTAAGTCTCGTCTTTAATAGGGAGAGTACAAATAATAGTACAAGGGagtgtgatatctacacactcattttacttctcatacaccttttattgattttgtcttttgattttcttcaattcatttaatttgacgaataaaattaaaagattttgTGTGGAGTAAAAAATAGTATGAATATTACACGCCtaatacaaataaatagtaaacagagcatttttgcaaaatttttGATATCCTTGCAGAAATTTCGGCAGAGAATCTGCAGATTCGTTTTTACCTTTGTCCGAGCGGTTATAACAATCGTACTAACAGACTCGGACGTCTCTCTCAAAACTGTACtcccaatattaaaaaaaaaccaagtttctctctctctcaattgtGTGGGCGTCACTTCCGAAACCTCATAAATGGCAGCAGCAGCCTCCGGTAGcgcctccactacttgcaaaacCCACTGCCTAATCGCCCCGCCGCTCGCAAAACCCTACTCCTCCTCCACCCAACTACCCTTCAAGTTCCACAAATTTACCTCCCGCGCCACCGCTGCCCCTACTTCCATCTCCTGCACTCTCACCCGGGATTCTGCCGCTATTCAGATGGACGAGAAGAAGGACAACGGCGCCTTCCCGGTTCTGCCTCGCCCCGATTCGTTCGGCCGGTTCGGAAAGTATGGCGGGAAATACGTCCCCGAGACCTTAATGCACGCGCTCACCGAGCTCGAGGCCGCGTTTCACGCTCTCGCTAATGACGAAGGCTTTCAGGTCCTGTCAAGTTTGCTTCTTCCGTTcctgtttttcttttctgttttttaaGGGAatgtgattattattattatttttttttttttgagaattaTGTATGAATTAGTCCGAAATTCGATTCTGTAAGTTATAGTTGTAGAAGTAAATTTAAGCGCTTGTTCGCATTGGAAATGTTTTCGAGAGAAAAAATTGTGAGAGGAATGAATGAAATAGAGCTATTTGAATCAAGTTTCCGCAATGTTTTTCGAGAATGAATCGAACCGGAAAGGCATTGTGGATGGAGAAACTCGATTGTGGAGTTCCTGGCTCTGTTCAACTTTTGGGATTTGGAAATTCTCATTGCAATGTTGCATCCAATTTGTTAGAGAATTTCAATTTGTAGCAGTTGTTATTCTGTTTACGgtttgttttattcaaatgtcTGCGATTTTTGTTGTCGTGTGGCGTCTGTAGGAACAATTTAGGACTAATTAACAAAGATTGTTGTGATTGATGATTTTCTAATgtttcacatttttttgttCAATCCGATATATTGTATTAAAATTGGGATGAAGATATATTTATGCTTTGGGAATTATACAGTATTTTTACTGACGAAGAATGTGTGATATTGCAGAATGAATTGAATGGAATTTTGAAGGACTATGTTGGCAGGGAGACTCCACTCTACTTTGCGGAGCGGCTGACTGAGCACTACAAACGCCCTAATGGCGAAGGGCCTCAGGTTTACCTGAAGAGGGAAGATCTTAACCATACTGGGGCTCATAAGATCAACAATGCCGTTGCCCAGGCATTGCTTGCCAAGAAATTGGGCAAGAAACGTATTATTGCTGAGACTGGAGCGGGACAACACGGTGTTGCCACTGCCACAGTTTGTGCTCGGTTTGGATTGCAGTGTATCATCTACATGGGTGCCCAAGATATGGAAAGGCAATCCCTCAATGTTTTCAGAATGCGGCTTCTGGGGGCTGAGGTTTGTCATGATTCTGCAACTTCTTTTAAGCAATgcaatttcaattatttaatttaGCCTACATTTATAAGCCGAACATTGAATGTTCTACAAAACTGGAATGGACCGACAGTCAACAGATTGTGCATATGTTTCTCGATCTTTCAGTGGAATGTTCCATACTATTAATATGTAGTGTTTGtagttaatatatattttacctTAAAGCTCTCATATTTACAAGTTATGAAATTTATCACACATAATATCTTGTCTGGCATGATTTAGCAAGATAGGGTTGCTGATCAGAACATGAACATCATACAAATTGCATCTTCTTTGTATACAGAAAAATGTATATTCATTTTATAACACAAATAACTGAATTTAACACTGATGACTGGTTCTTTGAAATTTGTTTATTCGTTTTCTTGAGAATCTGAACATTTTGCGAAAAGGTTTAAACTGTAAATCTTTACATAAGCCAGATGTATTTGTGTTATTAATCCTTTGAACTGCAATTTCTTTTCCTGTTTTGAAATACAGGTTAGACCAGTCCATTCTGGGACAGCGACATTGAAGGATGCTACTTCAGAAGCGATAAGGGACTGGGTGACTAATGTAGAGACAACTCACTATATTTTGGGCTCTGTTGCTGGTCCACATCCATACCCTATGATGGTTCGGGATTTCCACAAGGTGATTGGTAgagaaacaagaaaacaagcgCTGGAAAAGTGGGGAGGGAAACCAGATGTGTTGGTAGCTTGTGTTGGTGGAGGTTCAAATGCCATGGGACTCTTCCATGAGTTTGTTGACGACAAAGATGTCCGGCTGATTGGGGTGGAGGCTGCAGGCTTTGGATTGGACAGTGGGAAGCATGCTGCAACTTTGACCAAAGGGGAAGTCGGGGTCTTGCATGGAGCTATGAGTTACCTGTTACAGGATGATGATGGACAGATTATTGAGCCTCATTCTATAAGTGCAGGGTATGacaattaattggatttttTGTCTATCAATTTTTGTACGACTTGTAATTTATTAATCGTATGGTTTTTGTGTGGCATTTAGCCTGGATTACCCTGGAGTTGGTCCAGAGCACAGTTTTCTGAAAGACATGGGACGTGCTGAATACTATAGCATTAGTGATGAAGAAGCCTTAGAAGGTATACCTTGGATTTATGTCATCATTTGACTGTTCTTAATTGGCTGTTCAGTGTGGGGAAGTATTCCTGTTATGCATGTTGTTATTTATAGATGAATATATGTTTTACATATCAAGCATTGATGTGTTTCATCCTTCGTTGCCATTCCAAGTTTAATGTATTGACACTGCAAAGAAGTGGAGACCTCAAATAAGCTTTGATGTTTGCCATTGTTTCACAGTAGCAGTGTCCTTGTGATGCTTGTGGTCATAAGTCCTTTGACCATACTTATCTTTGCCTTCCGTTTAAAGCTTAACGCATAGTCCTTGGTTACACCATGACATAATCCTATAATGCTTCTACCATTCACTCATTATCCCTTATTCTTCATATTTTAACTATATTTCTAGTAGAAGGAAGTCTCGGGCTTTTTCGATTGTCTTGGTTCAAATGGATTTCTTTTCCCCTTTGtgcagaataattttttttcttcgtccATGCAGCCTTT
Encoded proteins:
- the LOC103430123 gene encoding tryptophan synthase beta chain 1-like, with amino-acid sequence MAAAASGSASTTCKTHCLIAPPLAKPYSSSTQLPFKFHKFTSRATAAPTSISCTLTRDSAAIQMDEKKDNGAFPVLPRPDSFGRFGKYGGKYVPETLMHALTELEAAFHALANDEGFQNELNGILKDYVGRETPLYFAERLTEHYKRPNGEGPQVYLKREDLNHTGAHKINNAVAQALLAKKLGKKRIIAETGAGQHGVATATVCARFGLQCIIYMGAQDMERQSLNVFRMRLLGAEVRPVHSGTATLKDATSEAIRDWVTNVETTHYILGSVAGPHPYPMMVRDFHKVIGRETRKQALEKWGGKPDVLVACVGGGSNAMGLFHEFVDDKDVRLIGVEAAGFGLDSGKHAATLTKGEVGVLHGAMSYLLQDDDGQIIEPHSISAGLDYPGVGPEHSFLKDMGRAEYYSISDEEALEAFKRLSRLEGIIPALETSHALAYLEKLCPTLPDGAKVVLNCSGRGDKDVQTAIKHLKL